TAACCGCCTGAAAGACGGAGGATGGCACTGAGTTCAGCACGGACTGCAACACACCATCCTTACTCCAGAGAATGCGGCCCTCTTGAGAGCGCCGCTCAAAATAGAGGCGGCCGATCCCTTCTGCCAAGACTCGAGCCAATAGGGCTTGCATTAATTCTTTGGGCGGGAGCTGAGCTAGAGTGTCTGGGTCAGCCTGCTGATAGGTGGCGTTGAGTTGTAAATGTAACGGGGCTGACGGAGTTGCGGCAGGGGCCGACGGATCTGTTGCCTGGTCATTGTCACCGGCAGATTGGCCCGGGAGTGGCGAAGGTGTGGTGGTCTGGGGTGTGGCGACTTCGGCGGCCTTGCCATCGGATGGCGTGTCTGCTGCGGCTGGATCAGATTTAGATAGGGATGGCGTTGTAGCCGCAGCCGGAGTCTTGGCTGGCGGTTTGGCAGGAGCAGAGGCCTCTGATGGGCTGGGTTGATCCCTCTCACTCTCTAGCTGATCGGGATAGTCTACGACCAGGGTAGCCTGAGCATCGGCGGGGGAGGATTGCCCGGTAACTGCGGCCTGCTTTTTATGCTTGGCCTTAGCCATATGGCTGAGATACTTAGAGAGAATTTCTCGATGCCAATCTGAGGGAATGGCCTGGGGAATTACGGAATAGTTAATGTATGAAATTTGACGGCGCACATACTCTAGAGCCGTTTGATCGCCCGGGGACACCATCCCCAAATAGAGGCGACTGCCTTCCACTGCAATCGGCAGAACCTGATGGTACAGACAGGCTTCAAATGGCAAGATGCCATCAATTAGGGTGAAGGTCTGGGATAGATCGGTAGACTCTTGAGTTGATGAGACTCCCAAGACTTCCGCCCCAGAGAAAATAGGCTGATCCGCCTCTGAGTTGTCGGGCCGAGACGACATAGATCCAGCAGATGAAAGGGTACTAGCTCTATGCTAAGCATTCATCTTCAGGATGGCTTAGTCCGGACTATATTC
This portion of the Halomicronema hongdechloris C2206 genome encodes:
- a CDS encoding ATPase, T2SS/T4P/T4SS family — its product is MSSRPDNSEADQPIFSGAEVLGVSSTQESTDLSQTFTLIDGILPFEACLYHQVLPIAVEGSRLYLGMVSPGDQTALEYVRRQISYINYSVIPQAIPSDWHREILSKYLSHMAKAKHKKQAAVTGQSSPADAQATLVVDYPDQLESERDQPSPSEASAPAKPPAKTPAAATTPSLSKSDPAAADTPSDGKAAEVATPQTTTPSPLPGQSAGDNDQATDPSAPAATPSAPLHLQLNATYQQADPDTLAQLPPKELMQALLARVLAEGIGRLYFERRSQEGRILWSKDGVLQSVLNSVPSSVFQAVINELKLLTHISLIPVSKPKQVEVERLYQQDRVLLRFRVMPSKHGEEATLQVLRGMALKFHQQQQIDKLGRDALTIAQDLQIRLNEIRSRGHHSLNTPHTRNETLPAIIQLLKQMERQVKEMMTANQPEEPSDPFQ